In the Colletotrichum lupini chromosome 1, complete sequence genome, one interval contains:
- a CDS encoding mitotic-spindle organizing protein 1, which produces MPADDRSGKQAAAQQAVDILHEISTILNCHLDRRTLSICISMIENGVNPEALATVVKELRKESQEVDAQIASRRRQ; this is translated from the exons ATGCCCGCCGACGACCGAAGCGGGAAGCAGGCCGCGGCCCAACAGGCTGTCGACATCTTGCATGAGATCTCTACCATCCTC AACTGCCACCTGGACCGCCGCACCCTGTCGATCTGCATCTCCATGATCGAGAATGGCGTGAACCCAGAGGCTCTTGCC ACCGTTGTGAAGGAGCTTAGAAAGGAATCCCAGGAGGTCGACGCCCAAATCGCATCGCGGAGGCGTCAGTAA
- a CDS encoding Ras family protein, which translates to MQLYGICFSYPVERVLQALRFICPPSSILFLPHVYYQQLRRHLARMNSSPESCSPDWSLLFVADAAAATLPKRLALSLSTCVTDNTMPNPCRPFPGHQSCLNWGSVVFSEQHTSISDSTSQRSFRKQFAQPNPKVIFHLDKRQVAIKDIPETTSLLLPTVSQTSHSIRPSPSIGADATPPPSAHCLKLSNIRPTDNHQQHHHCTAKPQPYTVPFHSTSSKPSIPSRNGLAGQPPLHRTSLTRTYFLLLLPPHSKPQTAKAMSSPPWDYIAKLVCIGDSGCGKSSLTIRLCEGRFSPHHDVTIGVEFGSRIVPVGPPNTLPPPPPAPEPKTNPDGSASSAGLPEPPRISATAADQGPQKHMKLSLWDTAGQETYKSVTRSYFRGASGALLVFDLSRKQTFQHVTDWLNDLRQIAEPDIVVILVGNKADLTQGEDGDGNNKREVTKDEAEEWARRNGVFEYVETSAKSGENVEKAFMRVAERIYNNIQAGKYDLNDRRSGVKGPSAGGNKQVRIGGDANKGSAGGCC; encoded by the exons ATGCAGTTATATGGCATCTGCTTCTCATACCCAGTGGAGCGAGTACTTCAGGCATTGCGGTTCATCTGCCCGCCGTCTTCCATTCTTTTCCTACCTCATGTGTATT ACCAGCAACTAAGAAGGCACTTGGCCCGAATGAACTCCAGTCCCGAGTCATGCAGTCCTGA CTGGTCGCTGTTATTTGTTGctgatgctgctgctgctaccttacctaag CGGCTCGCCTTATCGCTAAGCACTTGCGTCACTGATAACACCATGCCAAATCCCTGCCGCCCTTTCCCTGGTCATCAGTCCTGTTTAAACTGGGGCTCTGTCGTCTTCTCAG AGCAGCACACTTCCATCTCCGATTCCACCTCCCAGAGATCCTTTAGAAAGCAGTTCGCACAACCTAATCCGAAGGTCATCTTCCACTTGGATAAGAGACAGGTCGCCATCAAAGACATCCCCGAG ACGACATCCCTTCTCTTGCCAACCGTTTCCCAAACATCCCACTCAATTCGCCCGTCTCCCTCAATCGGAGCCGACGCAACCCCCCCTCCCAGTGCCCA CTGTTTGAAGCTTTCCAACATCAGACCAACCGACAACCACCAACAACACCACCACTGCACTGCTAAACCACAACCATACACGGTCCCCTTCCATTCCACCTCTTCGAAACCATCCATCCCCAGCAGAAACGGTCTCGCGGGCCAGCC ACCTCTGCATCGAACCTCGCTCACACGCACatacttcctcctcctcctcccgccTCACTCGAAGCCACAGACCGCAAAGGCCATGTCGTCTCCACCATGGGACTACATCGCTAAACTCGTCTGCATCGGCGACTCGGGCTGCGGCAAATCCTCCCTCACCATCCGCCTCTGCGAAGGCCGCTTCTCCCCGCACCACGACGTGACAATCGGCGTCGAGTTCGGCTCCCGCATCGTCCCCGTCGGCCCCCCCAACACTCTTCCACCCCCTCCCCCGGCCCCGGAACCAAAGACGAACCCGGACGGCAGCGCATCCTCCGCCGGCCTCCCCGAACCCCCGCGTATTTCGGCCACCGCCGCAGACCAAGGGCCCCAGAAGCACATGAAGCTCTCCCTCTGGGACACCGCGGGCCAGGAAACTTACAAATCCGTCACGCGCTCCTACTTCCGCGGCGCCAGCGGCGCCCTCCTCGTCTTCGACCTCAGCCGCAAACAAACCTTCCAGCACGTGACCGACTGGCTCAACGACCTGCGCCAGATCGCCGAGCCCGACATTGTCGTCATCCTCGTCGGCAACAAGGCCGACCTCACCCAGGGCGAGGACGGGGACGGCAACAACAAGCGCGAGGTGACAAAGGACGAGGCCGAGGAGTGGGCCAGGAGGAATGGCGTCTTCGAGTACGTCGAGACGAGCGCAAAGAGCGGCGAGAACGTCGAAAAGGCGTTTATGCGCGTCGCCGAGAGGATATACAATAACATCCAGGCCGGGAAATACGACCTCAATGATCGGAGGTCTGGCGTCAAGGGGCCGAGTGCGGGGGGCAATAAGCAAGTGAGGATAGGGGGCGACGCCAATAAGGGCTCCGCCGGCGGCTGTTGTTAG
- a CDS encoding CHY zinc finger, with the protein MSSLVSDFLINPVLRQARRFSEISRSTFVSERDSSSDPVAVPSDVNSPATRHAIVAPPESTPARSLDIATLPPTVDDEHPQSPAPLIQSPPSYTMAAMPPTTRESLPADDGMGAMRKRLLDIQSQDIAADDKARLMHEALMEGYRKSRDAPRQGNAPAASVIAAGEAWEQSVPIAPLESLKFWQHAIGEPSSPEKFILTADDVRPTYAAAKLATREEPEGAVILGCQHYRRNVKLQCSTCAKWYTCRFCHDAVEDHTLVRKETKNMLCMLCATPQKASDVCVNCGETAARYYCNMCKLIHQKCYDEHMLRSYKCPICNKSLLNMQSQFRQLELAILAQPMPPEFRDTRATILCNDCSGKSSVPYHWLGLKCAICTSYNTVEIQISGGREETHATHANHVPVTPAAVTPALLSPALPTPVTTQAAAAPAGMDIPQVGRRRHSSHAGPEARHLMLDRFARSASPAVTPDKN; encoded by the exons ATGTCGTCTCTGGTGTCCGACTTCCTCATCAACCCGGTCCTCCGACAAGCTCGGCGCTTTTCAGAGATCTCGAGATCAACCTTTGTCTCCGAACGGGACTCTTCGTCCGACCCTGTCGCCGTCCCGAGCGACGTGAATAGTCCCGCAACTCGGCATGCGATTGTTGCGCCACCCGAATCCACTCCGGCACGATCACTCGACATTGCGACACTACCGCCGACAGTCGACGACGAGCACCCTCAGTCTCCGGCTCCCCTAATTCAGAGCCCCCCATCATACACGATGGCCGCCATGCCACCTACAACACGGGAATCTCTACCCGCCGACGATGGCATGGGTGCGATGCGAAAGCGTCTACTCGACATCCAGTCACAAGATATCGCAGCAGACGACAAGGCCCGGCTTATGCATGAGGCTTTGATGGAGGGTTACCGCAAGTCTCGAGACGCTCCCCGCCAAGGTAACGCGCCGGCAGCCAGCGTGATAGCAGCAGGGGAAGCATGGGAACAGTCAGTCCCGATTGCACCTCTCGAGTCGTTAAAGTTTTGGCAACATGCGATAGGGGAGCCGTCCTCGCCAGAAAAGTTTATCCTGACCGCCGACGATGTTCGGCCCACGTACGCGGCCGCAAAGCTTGCTACAAGAGAAGAACCCGAGGGTGCTGTGATTCTTGGCTGCCAACATTACCGCCGCAATGTCAAGCTGCAGTGCTCGACTTGCGCCAAGTGGTATACTTGTCGTTTTTGCCATGACGCAGTCGAGGATCACACTCTTGTCAGGAAGGAAACCAAGAATATGCTCTGCATGCTTTGCGCCACGCCCCAGAAAGCATCAGACGTTTGCGTGAACTGCGGGGAGACTGCAGCCCGTTACTACTGCAACATGTGCAAACT CATTCACCAGAAGTGCTACGACGAGCACATGCTGAGATCATACAAATGTCCCATTTGCAACAAGAGTTTGCTCAACATGCAGAGCCAATTCCGCCAATTAGAGCTGGCTATACTTGCCCAGCCAATGCCCCCTGAATTTAGGGACACCCGCGCCACAATCTTGTGTAACGACTGTAGCGGCAAGAGTTCCGTCCCTTACCACTGGCTCGGTCTAAAGTGCGCGATTTGCACTTCTTACAACACGGTAGAAATTCAGATCAGCGGCGGAAGAGAAGAGACGCACGCGACACACGCCAATCACGTGCCCGTCACGCCGGCAGCAGTCACGCCGGCTCTTCTATCTCCTGCGCTTCCTACCCCCGTAACGACACAAGCAGCGGCTGCTCCGGCAGGAATGGACATACCGCAGGTCGGCAGGCGACGACATTCGTCTCATGCTGGTCCCGAGGCACGTCATCTAATGTTGGATCGCTTTGCCAGGTCAGCCTCGCCAGCAGTCACACCTG ACAAAAACTAA
- a CDS encoding dolichyl-phosphate-mannose-protein mannosyltransferase, which produces MSWGSELLFLELDFHSSCAHPLEACLHQRIRSSHFETMATEKPIVASGADVGDGVRRRAVPQGQSVPITAAPEIDDKKQLVKKQSSFLDQWEPIIAPIIFTAVAIFTRLWRIGISDIVTWDEAHFGKFGSHYIKHEYYFDVHPPLGKMLVGLSGVLAGYNGSFEFKSGEKYPEDVDYTFMRAFNALFGILCIPMAYYTARELNLRRPAVWLVTLMVLCENSYTTISRFILLDSMLLFGTVATVLCWAKFHNQRNDAFEPEWFFWLFMTGLSIGCVCSVKLVGLFVTSLVGLYTIEDLWTKFGNTKMPVTTLGAHVVTRVVGLIIVPFLVYMLSFALHFAILDHTGPGDAQMSSLFQANLKGTEVGKNSPLEIAYGSRATIKNMGYGGGLLHSHVQTYPEGSNQQQVTCYHHKDANNDWFFYPNRADADYDAEAPPRFIGDGETIRLIHAQTGRNLHSHEIAAPMTKSDKEVSSYGNLTIGDDKDHWTVEVVRDVASRDRSRIRTLTTAFRLRHPVLGCYLRAGNVNLPQWGFKQIEVTCTKTNNPRDSYTHWNVEAHWNEKLPPGDPGSYKSPFLHDFIHLNVAMMTSNNALVPDPDKQDDLASQWWQWPILNVGLRMCGWDDNIVKYFLLGNPLVYWGSTAGLGVFGLVVVWYLIRWQRGYNDLNSKEIDQIHYAGLYPVAGWFLHYLPFVVMARVTYVHHYYPALYFAILTFGFLADWFLRNKNQVFQYGVYGVLYATIIGLYILFSPICFGMTGNNKQYSYLKWFDSWRISD; this is translated from the exons ATGAGCTG GGGCTCAGAGCTCCTGTTCCTGGAGCTTGACTTCCACTCTTCCTGCGCACACCCCCTTGAAGCCTGCCTTCATCAACGCATTCGGTCATCCCATTTCGAGA CCATGGCTACCGAAAAGCCCATTGTCGCGTCCGGCGCGGACGTGGGCGATGGCGTCAGACGACGAGCCGTCCCCCAGGGCCAGTCCGTCCCCATAACGGCTGCCCCTGAAATCGACGACAAGAAGCAGCTTGTCAAGAAG CAGAGCTCTTTCCTCGATCAATGGGAGCCCATCATCGCCCCCATCATCTTCACGGCCGTCGCCATCTTCACCCGACTCTGGAGGATTGGCATCAGCGACATCGTTACCTGGGACGAGGCCCACTTTGGAAAGTTCGGATCTCACTACATCAAGCATGAATACTACTTCGACGTTCACCCGCCCTTGGGCAAGATGCTCGTTGGCCTCTCCGGTGTTCTCGCTGGCTACAACGGATCTTTCGAGTTCAAGTCTGGAGAAAAATACCCCGAGGATGTCGATTACACCTTCATGAGAGCTTTCAACGCCCTCTTCGGTATTCTCTGCATCCCCATGGCCTACTACACTGCCCGCGAGCTGAACCTCAGACGTCCCGCTGTCTGGCTTGTTACCCTCATGGTCCTTTGCGAGAACTCGTACACCACCATCAGCCGCTTCATCCTTCTCGACTCGATGCTGCTCTTCGGAACTGTTGCGACCGTTCTCTGCTGGGCCAAGTTCCACAACCAGCGCAACGATGCTTTCGAGCCCGAGTGGTTCTTCTGGCTGTTCATGACTGGTCTCAGCATTGGCTGCGTATGCAGTGTCAAGCTCGTCGGTCTCTTCGTCACCTCCCTCGTCGGCCTGTACACCATTGAGGATCTCTGGACCAAGTTCGGCAACACCAAGATGCCCGTCACCACACTGGGCGCCCACGTTGTCACCCGCGTCGTTGGCCTCATTATCGTCCCGTTCCTGGTCTACATGCTCTCTTTCGCCCTCCACTTTGCCATTCTGGACCACACTGGTCCCGGTGATGCGCAAATGAGCTCTTTGTTCCAGGCAAACTTGAAGGGCACCGAGGTCGGCAAGAACAGCCCCTTGGAAATCGCCTACGGATCGCGCGCGACCATCAAGAACATGGGATACGGTGGTGGCCTCTTGCACTCCCACGTCCAGACATACCCCGAGGGCTCTAATCAGCAGCAGGTCACCTGCTACCACCACAAGGATGCCAACAACGACTGGTTCTTCTACCCTAACCGTGCGGACGCGGACTACGACGCCGAAGCCCCTCCCCGATTCATTGGCGACGGCGAGACGATCCGTCTCATCCACGCCCAGACCGGCCGCAACCTTCACTCCCACGAGATCGCTGCTCCTATGACCAAGTCCGATAAGGAAGTTTCCAGCTACGGCAACTTGACTATTGGTGACGACAAGGACCACTGGACTGTCGAGGTCGTTCGTGATGTCGCCTCCCGTGATCGCAGCAGAATCCGCACTCTGACGACGGCATTCCGCTTGAGACACCCGGTCCTTGGCTGCTACCTCCGCGCTGGTAACGTTAACCTGCCTCAGTGGGGTTTCAAGCAGATTGAGGTGACCTGCACCAAGACCAACAACCCCAGAGACTCGTACACCCACTGGAACGTCGAGGCACACTGGAACGAGAAGC TTCCGCCTGGTGACCCTGGCTCTTACAAGTCCCCCTTCCTCCACGACTTCATCCACCTCAACGTTGCCATGATGACCTCCAACAACGCCCTTGTGCCCGACCCCGATAAGCAAGACGACCTGGCCTCGCAATGGTGGCAGTGGCCCATTCTCAATGTTGGTCTGCGCATGTGTGGCTGGGATGACAACATTGTCAAGTACTTCCTCCTCGGCAACCCTCTGGTCTACTGGGGCTCTACCGCCGGCCTGGGTGTTTTCGGGCTCGTCGTTGTCTGGTACTTGATCCGCTGGCAACGCGGCTACAACGACCTGAACTCGAAGGAGATTGACCAGATCCACTACGCCGGCCTGTACCCCGTAGCTGGCTGGTTCCTTCACTACCTCCCCTTCGTCGTCATGGCCCGTGTCACCTACGTTCACCACTACTACCCTGCGCTGTACTTCGCTATCCTTACTTTTGGCTTTTTGGCCGATTGGTTCCTCCGCAACAAGAACCAGGTCTTCCAGTATGGAGTGTACGGCGTCCTGTACGCGACCATCATTGGTCTCTACATCCTCTTCAGCCCCATTTGCTTCGGCATGACGGGCAACAACAAGCAATACAGCTACTTGAAGTGGTTCGACAGCTGGAGAATCTCTGACTAA